Proteins from a single region of Eremothecium gossypii ATCC 10895 chromosome VI, complete sequence:
- the SPO23 gene encoding Spo23p (Syntenic homolog of Saccharomyces cerevisiae YBR250W (SPO23)) produces the protein MPIKKSILSSSRTEPYYAPCNQELSGTKCKVIQLKNLKCRGTLIKHKTPVPPILVFNSLNFENNPLMDVHDSANLRVQLVLSHDTCYLPGIFTQQESLATTTASARSSADDEMLLQSKSVFAGYVHITVKGQSGVLFQDLKVQLSGYSSEFVCLTQFGEKVVRLLKDLTSDSCSHLRPMIQDTIHFKPKLTLLSPGTYTYPFNFVLDPYHFHASIGTHLGSTQYRMELTCTIMRQKAQYETIFLSRPFAVKKTLPPGNLLRYDCVESQGTWRDGLLDYKIYLSTKLLEFDQPFQFHLHLVKGEAHQIEVQTIEVILEQNMLIPCVKKKDLHKPVAKAKSYMATNMFLLAKHSVTSKHDIQHILQFPDLLVSSSKQSIVMGKSLHPYYCEMSDTFGADRCKLKITHVLKAQVSLRLHDGGKVTNMLICLKLPVLLVDKDMSSGLHLPPYRESCSASAKDTLSTLCPTMSDDSRLCSSPPTYAELFDSAYPPAESSS, from the coding sequence ATGCCAATCAAGAAGTCAATACTCAGCAGCTCTCGCACAGAGCCCTACTATGCGCCGTGCAACCAGGAGCTCTCGGGCACCAAGTGTAAGGTAATACAACTCAAGAACCTTAAATGTCGCGGCACGCTCATCAAGCACAAGACGCCAGTGCCTCCAATTTTGGTCTTCAACAGCCTCAACTTCGAGAACAACCCGCTGATGGACGTGCACGACTCGGCCAACTTGCGCGTCCAGCTCGTGCTCTCCCATGATACATGCTATCTTCCGGGCATCTTCACGCAGCAGGAGTCTCTCGCAACGACCACTGCGTCTGCGCGCTCATCGGCAGACGATGAGATGCTCCTCCAATCCAAGTCCGTATTTGCGGGGTACGTGCACATCACCGTCAAGGGGCAATCGGGCGTGCTGTTCCAGGACTTGAAGGTGCAGCTAAGCGGCTACTCCTCGGAGTTTGTGTGCCTCACGCAGTTTGGCGAGAAGGTGGTGCGCCTGTTAAAAGACCTTACCTCTGACAGCTGCAGCCACTTGCGACCCATGATCCAGGACACAATACACTTCAAGCCGAAATTGACACTTCTCTCGCCAGGCACGTATACCTACCCGTTCAACTTCGTGCTAGATCCATACCACTTCCATGCCTCGATCGGCACCCACCTCGGGTCCACGCAATACCGCATGGAGCTTACCTGCACGATCATGCGCCAGAAGGCCCAGTACGAAACCATATTCCTCTCGCGCCCGTTCGCGGTTAAGAAAACTCTTCCACCAGGGAACCTTCTCCGCTATGACTGCGTGGAGAGCCAGGGCACCTGGCGCGACGGCTTACTTGACTACAAGATATATCTATCCACCAAGCTGCTCGAGTTCGACCAGCCCTTCCAGTTCCACTTGCACTTGGTCAAGGGCGAGGCGCACCAAATAGAGGTCCAGACGATAGAGGTCATATTGGAGCAGAACATGCTGATCCCCTGCGTCAAGAAAAAGGACCTCCACAAGCCCGTGGCCAAGGCCAAGTCCTACATGGCCACCAACATGTTCCTCTTGGCCAAGCACTCGGTCACCAGCAAACACGACATACAGCACATTCTCCAGTTCCCAGACCTCCTGGTCTCGTCCAGCAAGCAGAGCATCGTCATGGGCAAGTCGCTCCACCCGTACTACTGCGAGATGAGCGACACCTTCGGCGCCGACCGCTGCAAGTTGAAGATCACCCACGTTCTCAAGGCGCAGGTCAGCCTCCGCCTCCACGACGGCGGCAAGGTCACCAACATGCTTATCTGCTTGAAGCTCCCTGTCTTGCTCGTCGACAAGGACATGAGCAGCGGCCTCCACCTCCCGCCCTACCGGGAGTCCTGCAGCGCCTCCGCCAAGGACACCCTTAGCACGCTCTGCCCCACAATGTCCGACGACAGCCGCCTCTGCAGCAGCCCCCCCACCTACGCCGAGCTCTTCGACTCTGCCTACCCGCCCGCCGAGTCCTCTAGCTAG